From a single Kitasatospora sp. NBC_00458 genomic region:
- a CDS encoding ParB/RepB/Spo0J family partition protein, which translates to MSGRRGLGRGLGALIPAATPAAGAVAQPVAAAPAPTSVVPTGTVSPAAVPVLPTGRGTVAAKAAAESLREQTDRERPPAGPELAEVNGARFAELPLDAITPNPRQPREVFDEDKLVELVASIKEVGLLQPVVVRQVGPERFELIMGERRWRASREAGLEQIPAIIRATEDDKLLLDALLENLHRAELNALEEAAAYDQLLRDFSCTHDELADRIGRSRSHVSNTLRLLKLSPGVQRRVAAGTLTAGHARALLGVADAERQEELAKRIIAEGLSVRTTEELVVLMGGEESKAKRSAGPKAGRLLSPAFNDLASRLSDRFDTRVKVEVSQRGGKLGKGKVVLEFGSVEDLNRILDSLAPGEDGLRLSQG; encoded by the coding sequence GTGAGTGGTCGCAGGGGTCTGGGACGAGGGCTCGGGGCGCTGATCCCGGCTGCCACGCCGGCGGCCGGGGCAGTGGCGCAGCCCGTGGCGGCCGCGCCCGCGCCGACCTCGGTGGTGCCCACCGGGACGGTCTCGCCGGCCGCGGTGCCGGTGCTGCCGACCGGCCGGGGCACGGTCGCGGCCAAGGCGGCCGCCGAGAGCCTGCGGGAGCAGACCGACCGGGAGCGCCCGCCCGCCGGGCCGGAGCTGGCGGAGGTGAACGGCGCCCGGTTCGCGGAACTGCCGCTGGACGCGATCACCCCCAACCCGCGCCAGCCGCGCGAGGTCTTCGACGAGGACAAGCTGGTCGAGCTGGTCGCCTCCATCAAGGAGGTGGGCCTGCTCCAGCCGGTGGTGGTGCGCCAGGTGGGGCCGGAGCGCTTCGAGCTCATCATGGGCGAGCGGCGCTGGCGGGCCTCCCGGGAGGCCGGGCTGGAGCAGATCCCGGCGATCATCCGGGCCACCGAGGACGACAAGCTGCTGCTGGACGCCCTGCTGGAGAACCTCCACCGGGCCGAGCTGAACGCGCTGGAGGAGGCGGCCGCCTACGACCAGCTGCTGCGGGACTTCTCCTGCACCCACGACGAGCTGGCGGACCGGATCGGCCGCTCGCGCTCGCACGTCTCCAACACGCTGCGGCTGCTGAAGCTCTCGCCGGGGGTCCAGCGGAGGGTGGCGGCCGGGACGCTGACGGCGGGGCACGCCCGTGCGCTGCTCGGGGTGGCGGACGCCGAGCGGCAGGAGGAGCTGGCCAAGCGGATCATCGCGGAGGGGCTCTCGGTGCGGACCACCGAGGAGCTCGTCGTGCTGATGGGCGGCGAGGAGTCGAAGGCCAAGCGCTCGGCCGGGCCCAAGGCCGGCAGGCTGCTCTCGCCGGCCTTCAACGACCTGGCGAGCCGGCTCTCCGACCGCTTCGACACCCGGGTCAAGGTCGAGGTCTCGCAGCGCGGGGGCAAGCTGGGCAAGGGCAAGGTCGTCCTGGAGTTCGGCTCGGTCGAGGACCTGAACCGGATCCTGGACAGCCTGGCGCCGGGCGAGGACGGATTGCGGCTGTCGCAGGGCTGA
- a CDS encoding ParA family protein, translating into MVFHVKRRSLLSGILSRSRAATVAAPVSRETLTPMQDSETIDQIDDTPIARAAQAAVQAIGRAGEGLPRPAATRVMVVANQKGGVGKTTTTVNLAASLAMHGLRVLVVDLDPQGNASTALGIDHHAEVPSIYDVLVEGKPLADVVQPVVEVEGLFCVPATIDLAGAEIELVSLVARESRLQRAIAAYEQPLDYILIDCPPSLGLLTVNAMVAGQEVLIPIQCEYYALEGLGQLLRNVELVRAHLNPVLHVSTILLTMYDARTRLAAQVAEEVRTHFPQEVLHTAIPRSVRISEAPSYGQTVLTYDPGSTGALSYLEAARELALRAVPAAGTGSSVGQQRDGQQQDGRSGQVAPPAQHSTTEGNR; encoded by the coding sequence ATGGTGTTTCACGTGAAACGTCGCTCTCTCCTCTCGGGAATCCTCTCTCGCAGCCGGGCGGCGACTGTTGCCGCTCCGGTTTCACGTGAAACACTGACCCCCATGCAGGACTCGGAGACCATCGACCAGATCGATGACACGCCCATCGCGCGTGCTGCCCAGGCTGCGGTCCAGGCCATCGGCCGGGCGGGGGAGGGGCTGCCCAGGCCCGCCGCCACCCGGGTGATGGTGGTGGCCAACCAGAAGGGCGGGGTCGGGAAGACCACCACCACGGTCAACCTCGCCGCCTCGCTGGCCATGCACGGCCTGCGCGTCCTGGTGGTCGACCTCGACCCGCAGGGCAACGCCTCCACCGCCCTCGGCATCGACCACCACGCCGAGGTGCCGTCGATCTACGACGTGCTGGTGGAGGGCAAGCCGCTGGCCGACGTGGTGCAGCCGGTGGTCGAGGTCGAGGGGCTGTTCTGCGTCCCCGCCACCATCGACCTGGCCGGCGCGGAGATCGAACTGGTCTCGCTGGTGGCCCGCGAGAGCCGGCTGCAGCGCGCCATCGCCGCGTACGAGCAGCCGCTCGACTACATCCTGATCGACTGCCCGCCCTCGCTCGGCCTGCTGACGGTGAACGCCATGGTCGCCGGCCAGGAGGTGCTGATCCCGATCCAGTGCGAGTACTACGCGCTGGAGGGCCTCGGCCAGCTGCTGCGCAACGTCGAGCTGGTCCGGGCGCACCTCAACCCGGTGCTGCACGTCTCCACCATCCTGCTCACCATGTACGACGCCCGGACCAGGCTGGCCGCCCAGGTGGCGGAGGAGGTCCGGACGCACTTCCCGCAGGAGGTCCTGCACACCGCGATCCCGCGCTCGGTGCGCATCTCGGAGGCACCCAGCTACGGTCAGACGGTGCTCACCTACGACCCGGGTTCCACCGGCGCGCTCTCCTACCTGGAGGCGGCCCGGGAGCTCGCGCTGCGGGCGGTGCCCGCAGCGGGCACCGGTTCGTCGGTGGGGCAGCAGCGGGACGGTCAGCAGCAGGACGGCCGGTCGGGGCAGGTCGCCCCGCCGGCGCAGCACAGTACGACGGAGGGCAATCGGTGA
- the rsmG gene encoding 16S rRNA (guanine(527)-N(7))-methyltransferase RsmG, translated as MDTESAAADGPETGAGTPAAGGTVGGERPLPEAPPAPPAVAREVFGERYDAAVRYTELLATAGVTRGLIGPREVPRLWDRHVLNCAVLAELLPGGTTLCDVGSGAGLPGIPVALARPDVSVTLLEPLLRRTTFLEEVVRELGLENVTVLRGRAEEMVGKLAVDVVTARAVAPLERLAGWGLPLLRPHGQMLALKGDSAEQELADSRAGLARLGAVEWSVISVGEGTLETSTRVVQVKAGESPGGVRAATRRAKAAARAGRTGTGAARTGERPRGGRRRSR; from the coding sequence ATGGACACGGAGAGCGCGGCTGCCGACGGGCCGGAGACGGGTGCCGGTACGCCGGCTGCCGGGGGCACGGTCGGCGGCGAGCGTCCGCTGCCCGAGGCGCCCCCCGCGCCGCCCGCCGTGGCCCGGGAGGTCTTCGGCGAGCGGTACGACGCCGCGGTCCGCTACACCGAGCTGCTGGCCACCGCGGGCGTGACCCGTGGGCTGATCGGCCCGCGTGAGGTGCCCCGGCTCTGGGACCGCCACGTGCTGAACTGCGCCGTCCTGGCCGAGCTGCTGCCGGGCGGGACGACGCTCTGCGACGTCGGGTCCGGCGCCGGGCTGCCGGGCATCCCGGTGGCGCTCGCCCGTCCGGACGTCTCGGTGACGCTGCTGGAGCCGCTGCTCCGCCGGACCACCTTCCTGGAGGAGGTCGTCCGCGAGCTGGGCCTGGAGAACGTCACCGTGCTGCGCGGCCGGGCCGAGGAGATGGTCGGGAAGCTCGCGGTGGACGTGGTGACCGCCCGTGCGGTGGCGCCGCTGGAGCGGCTGGCCGGCTGGGGGCTTCCGCTGCTCCGGCCGCACGGCCAGATGCTGGCGCTCAAGGGCGACAGTGCCGAGCAGGAGCTGGCGGACTCGCGGGCCGGGCTGGCCCGGCTGGGTGCGGTCGAGTGGTCGGTGATCTCGGTGGGCGAGGGCACCCTGGAGACCTCGACCCGGGTGGTCCAGGTCAAGGCCGGGGAGAGCCCGGGCGGCGTGCGGGCGGCGACCCGGCGGGCCAAGGCGGCGGCCCGCGCAGGCCGCACCGGCACCGGCGCGGCGCGGACCGGCGAGCGGCCCCGGGGCGGACGGCGCCGGAGCCGCTGA
- a CDS encoding Jag family protein: protein MTEGTTSAVEAEAVASTDESLIARLEQEGDIAADYLEGLLDIADLDGDIDMDVEGDRALVSIVGEGNDRSLQRLVGQDGEVLEALQELTRLAVHRETGERSRLMLDIAGFRARKREELAELGAKAAEQVKGSGEQVKLRPMTPFERKVVHDAVAAAGLRSESEGEEPQRCVVVLPV from the coding sequence GTGACGGAAGGCACCACCTCCGCCGTCGAGGCCGAGGCCGTCGCCAGCACCGACGAGAGCCTCATCGCACGGCTGGAGCAGGAGGGCGACATCGCGGCGGACTACCTGGAGGGTCTGCTCGACATCGCCGACCTCGACGGTGACATCGACATGGACGTCGAGGGCGACCGCGCCCTGGTCTCCATCGTCGGCGAAGGCAACGACCGGTCCCTGCAGCGCCTGGTCGGCCAGGACGGCGAGGTGCTGGAGGCGCTCCAGGAGCTGACCCGGTTGGCTGTCCACCGGGAGACCGGCGAGCGCAGCCGTCTCATGCTGGACATTGCCGGGTTCCGCGCCCGCAAGCGCGAGGAGCTGGCCGAGCTCGGGGCCAAGGCCGCGGAGCAGGTGAAGGGCTCGGGGGAGCAGGTCAAGCTGCGCCCCATGACGCCGTTCGAGCGCAAGGTCGTCCACGACGCGGTCGCCGCGGCCGGTCTGCGGAGCGAGTCCGAGGGCGAAGAGCCCCAGCGGTGCGTGGTCGTGCTGCCGGTCTGA
- the yidC gene encoding membrane protein insertase YidC — protein MTFSFLNPLYTAVSWIIVQFHSLYSHVFDPNGGWAWGLAIASMVVVIRICLIPLFVKQIKATRAMQAIQPKMKAIQERYKNDRQRQSEEMMKLYKEAGTNPFSSCLPILVQAPFFTALYGVLAKVADGKPIGVIDGTLLDSAQQAHIFGAPLSATFVGSTDVSVKIVVAVMIILMSLSQFITQRQLMTKNMDLTVKTPFMQQQKMLMYVFPIMFAVMGINFPVGVLVYWLTTNVWSMGQQLIVIRNNPTPGSKAWDERQDRLKKAGRLNPDGSVITGPLWGLLPPKKSAASAEAVVEESVQVRRQQPRKQTKSQRQHGTAQATSLTKETPAETPAQEPADAVPAESTGTAKQTAARPAGTKSGPARPQGGRQQPKRGGGGQRPKKKS, from the coding sequence GTGACCTTCTCCTTCCTCAACCCCCTGTACACAGCGGTGTCCTGGATCATCGTCCAGTTCCACTCGCTGTACAGCCACGTCTTCGACCCGAACGGTGGCTGGGCCTGGGGTCTGGCCATCGCCTCGATGGTGGTCGTCATCCGGATCTGCCTGATCCCGCTCTTCGTGAAGCAGATCAAGGCGACCCGGGCCATGCAGGCGATCCAGCCGAAGATGAAGGCCATCCAGGAGCGGTACAAGAACGACCGCCAGCGCCAGTCCGAAGAGATGATGAAGCTGTACAAGGAGGCGGGTACCAACCCGTTCTCCAGCTGCCTTCCCATCCTCGTGCAGGCGCCGTTCTTCACCGCGCTCTACGGCGTGCTCGCCAAGGTCGCCGACGGCAAGCCGATCGGGGTCATCGACGGCACCCTGCTCGACAGCGCCCAGCAGGCCCACATCTTCGGTGCCCCGCTCTCGGCCACCTTCGTCGGCAGCACCGACGTCAGCGTCAAGATCGTCGTCGCGGTGATGATCATCCTGATGTCGCTGTCGCAGTTCATCACCCAGCGCCAGCTGATGACGAAGAACATGGACCTCACGGTCAAGACGCCGTTCATGCAGCAGCAGAAGATGCTGATGTACGTCTTCCCGATCATGTTCGCCGTGATGGGCATCAACTTCCCCGTCGGTGTCCTGGTCTACTGGCTGACCACCAACGTCTGGTCGATGGGCCAGCAGCTGATCGTCATCCGGAACAACCCGACGCCGGGCAGCAAGGCCTGGGACGAGCGCCAGGACCGGCTCAAGAAGGCGGGCCGCCTGAACCCGGACGGCTCGGTCATCACCGGTCCCCTGTGGGGCCTGCTGCCGCCGAAGAAGTCCGCCGCCAGCGCCGAGGCCGTGGTCGAGGAGTCGGTGCAGGTGCGCCGCCAGCAGCCGCGGAAGCAGACCAAGTCGCAGCGCCAGCACGGCACCGCCCAGGCGACCAGCCTGACCAAGGAGACCCCCGCCGAGACGCCGGCCCAGGAGCCCGCGGACGCCGTCCCGGCCGAGTCCACCGGTACCGCCAAGCAGACCGCGGCGCGGCCCGCCGGCACCAAGTCGGGCCCCGCCCGGCCGCAGGGTGGCCGGCAGCAGCCGAAGCGCGGCGGCGGCGGGCAGCGGCCGAAGAAGAAGTCCTGA
- the yidD gene encoding membrane protein insertion efficiency factor YidD has protein sequence MKYLLMGLIRVYQWTISPLLGPVCRYYPSCSHYGFEAVKVHGAVKGGGLTAWRILRCNPWTPGGVDHVPPRKHPVWHRRLRDLLKSRSAADQPVIMPPAGPDPEGPATIGPVGPIPMSKEPDR, from the coding sequence ATGAAGTACCTGCTGATGGGTTTGATCCGGGTCTACCAGTGGACCATCAGCCCACTGCTCGGTCCGGTCTGCCGCTACTACCCCTCCTGCTCGCACTACGGCTTCGAGGCCGTGAAGGTGCACGGGGCGGTGAAGGGCGGCGGGCTGACCGCGTGGCGCATCCTGCGTTGCAATCCGTGGACGCCCGGTGGGGTCGACCATGTTCCGCCGCGCAAGCACCCGGTATGGCACCGCCGGTTGCGCGACCTGCTGAAGAGCCGGTCCGCCGCAGACCAGCCGGTGATCATGCCCCCCGCCGGTCCGGACCCCGAGGGCCCGGCGACCATTGGCCCCGTGGGGCCAATCCCAATGTCCAAGGAGCCTGACCGGTGA
- the rnpA gene encoding ribonuclease P protein component, translated as MLPSENRLRRRQDFATAVKRGRRAGRPLLVVHLAREDAPGGPTDRASDSHPHVAEGTPSARAGFVVSKAVGPAVIRNLVKRRLRHLVRDRLSRLPAGSLIVVRALPQAASASYQDLERDLDAALKRLLKAEHAAAAPTGAGR; from the coding sequence GTGCTGCCCTCCGAGAATCGGCTGCGGCGGCGCCAGGACTTCGCGACCGCGGTCAAACGCGGTCGCCGGGCCGGTAGGCCCCTTCTGGTCGTCCACCTCGCGAGAGAGGACGCCCCGGGGGGGCCCACCGACCGGGCCAGCGACTCCCACCCGCACGTCGCCGAGGGGACACCTTCGGCGCGTGCGGGTTTCGTCGTGAGCAAGGCCGTTGGCCCGGCGGTCATCCGCAACCTGGTCAAGCGCCGACTGCGCCATCTAGTCCGTGATCGTCTCTCCAGGCTGCCCGCCGGTAGCCTGATAGTGGTGCGTGCGCTGCCCCAGGCCGCGTCCGCCTCGTACCAGGACCTCGAACGGGACCTGGACGCGGCGCTCAAGCGGCTGCTCAAGGCCGAGCACGCCGCCGCGGCGCCGACGGGAGCAGGGCGATGA
- the rpmH gene encoding 50S ribosomal protein L34, which yields MSKRTFQPNNRRRAKTHGFRLRMRTRAGRAILAARRGKGRSSLSA from the coding sequence GTGAGCAAGCGCACCTTCCAGCCGAACAACCGTCGTCGCGCCAAGACCCACGGCTTCCGGCTGCGTATGCGTACCCGCGCCGGCCGCGCCATCCTGGCTGCCCGCCGTGGCAAGGGCCGTTCCAGCCTGTCCGCCTGA
- the dnaA gene encoding chromosomal replication initiator protein DnaA, with translation MADVNSDLVPVWARVVERLVGDPDVGEMDKQWVQRTQPMWMMHDTALLATPNERAKQVLEGRLLPQLTEALSRELSRPVRIAVMVDANAVAPGPAPAEPPAAEPYPPQSGGPDYGQPAYERRYESEHGRDQYGHDQYGGGYPEHPAPQYGGAGGYGPPDRQPPWDEGPGRSGYAEPSPEYRDEYRDDYRDQDAQRPAPRPAVPGPPSTTQGDLFGGAYGPGPGEHPRAGSGRRAPAARPPAGRSAEKAPAERERATDRPAVPGVPAPPGAPPAGGSRKDEPAARLNPKYLFDTFVIGASNRFAHAAAVAVAEAPAKAYNPLFIYGESGLGKTHLLHAIGHYSRSLFPGTRVRYVSSEEFTNEFINSIRDGKADTFRKRYRDMDILLVDDVQFLASKESTQEEFFHTFNTLHNANKQIVLSSDRPPKLLTTLEDRLRNRFEWGLITDVTPPELETRIAILRKKAIQEQLNAPADVLEFIASRITRNIRELEGALIRVTAFANLNRAPVDLELAGIVLKDLIPGGDEDAGPEITAQVIMQQTAAYFGLGVDDLCGSSRSRVLVTARQIAMYLCRELTDLSLPKIGAQFGGRDHTTVMHADRKIRSLMAERRSIYNQVTELTNRIKS, from the coding sequence GTGGCTGATGTCAACAGCGACCTCGTCCCTGTCTGGGCAAGGGTCGTCGAGCGGCTGGTCGGCGACCCGGACGTCGGGGAGATGGACAAGCAGTGGGTGCAGCGCACCCAGCCGATGTGGATGATGCACGACACCGCCCTGCTGGCGACCCCCAACGAGCGGGCCAAGCAGGTGCTGGAGGGCCGGCTGCTGCCGCAGCTGACCGAGGCCCTCAGCCGCGAGCTCAGCCGTCCGGTCCGGATCGCCGTGATGGTCGACGCCAACGCCGTGGCCCCCGGCCCCGCGCCGGCGGAGCCGCCGGCCGCCGAGCCCTACCCCCCGCAGAGCGGCGGTCCCGACTACGGGCAGCCCGCGTACGAGCGCCGCTACGAGTCGGAGCACGGCCGCGACCAGTACGGCCACGACCAGTACGGCGGCGGCTACCCCGAGCACCCGGCGCCCCAGTACGGCGGAGCGGGCGGGTACGGCCCGCCCGACCGGCAGCCGCCCTGGGACGAGGGCCCGGGCCGCTCCGGCTACGCCGAGCCGTCCCCGGAGTACCGCGACGAGTACCGGGACGACTACCGCGACCAGGACGCCCAGCGCCCCGCGCCCCGGCCCGCCGTCCCCGGCCCGCCCTCGACCACGCAGGGCGACCTCTTCGGCGGTGCGTACGGCCCCGGCCCCGGGGAGCACCCGCGGGCCGGCTCCGGGCGCCGCGCCCCGGCGGCCAGGCCGCCGGCCGGGCGGTCCGCGGAGAAGGCCCCGGCCGAGCGCGAGCGCGCCACCGACCGGCCGGCGGTGCCCGGGGTCCCGGCCCCGCCCGGCGCTCCCCCGGCCGGCGGCTCCCGCAAGGACGAGCCGGCCGCCCGGCTGAACCCCAAGTACCTCTTCGACACCTTCGTCATCGGCGCGAGCAACCGGTTCGCGCACGCGGCCGCGGTGGCCGTCGCCGAGGCCCCGGCCAAGGCGTACAACCCGCTCTTCATCTACGGCGAGTCCGGGCTGGGCAAGACCCACCTGCTGCACGCCATCGGGCACTACTCGCGCAGCCTCTTCCCGGGCACCCGGGTGCGCTACGTGTCCTCGGAGGAGTTCACCAACGAGTTCATCAACTCGATCCGGGACGGCAAGGCGGACACCTTCCGCAAGCGGTACCGGGACATGGACATTCTGCTCGTGGACGACGTGCAGTTCCTGGCGAGCAAGGAGTCCACGCAGGAGGAGTTCTTCCACACCTTCAACACCCTGCACAACGCCAACAAGCAGATCGTCCTCTCCTCCGACCGGCCGCCCAAGCTGCTGACCACGCTGGAGGACCGGCTGCGCAACCGCTTCGAGTGGGGACTGATCACCGACGTCACCCCGCCGGAGCTGGAGACCCGGATCGCGATCCTGCGCAAGAAGGCGATCCAGGAGCAACTGAACGCCCCCGCCGACGTGCTGGAGTTCATCGCGTCCCGGATCACCCGGAACATCCGGGAGTTGGAGGGCGCGCTGATCCGGGTCACCGCCTTCGCCAACCTCAACCGGGCGCCGGTGGACCTGGAGTTGGCCGGCATCGTCCTCAAGGACCTGATCCCGGGCGGCGACGAGGACGCGGGGCCGGAGATCACGGCGCAGGTCATCATGCAGCAGACCGCCGCCTACTTCGGGCTGGGCGTGGACGACCTCTGCGGATCCTCGCGCAGCCGAGTACTGGTGACGGCCCGTCAGATCGCGATGTACCTCTGCCGGGAGCTCACCGACCTCTCGCTGCCGAAGATCGGCGCGCAGTTCGGCGGCCGGGACCACACCACGGTGATGCACGCCGACCGCAAGATCCGGTCGCTGATGGCCGAGCGGCGCTCGATCTACAACCAGGTCACCGAACTCACCAACCGCATCAAGAGCTAG
- the dnaN gene encoding DNA polymerase III subunit beta — protein sequence MKFRVERDVLAEAVAWAARSLPARPPVPVLAGLLLTAQDGSLALSGFDYEVSARVELEADIEEAGTVLVSGRLLNDISRNLPNRPVEISTDGQRVSVVCGSSRFTLPTLPVDEYPALPQMPTATGTVSGDVFASAVSQAAVAAGRDDTLPVLTGVRVEIEGDRITLAATDRYRFAVRELLWKPEQADISAVALVPAKTLQDIAKSLGSGDTVSIALSSGGAGEGLIGFEGAGRRTTTRLLEGEFPKYRSLFPTEFNAIAAIQTQPFLEALKRVSLVAERNTPVRLNFEEGVLTLEAGSGDDAQATERIDASLEGDAISIAFNPGYLEEGLKAIDSAYAQLSFTTPTKPALLSGKASVDAEADEAYQYLIMPVRLSG from the coding sequence GTGAAGTTCCGGGTGGAGCGTGACGTCCTCGCGGAGGCGGTGGCCTGGGCTGCCCGCAGCCTCCCGGCACGGCCGCCGGTGCCGGTGCTGGCGGGCCTGCTGCTGACGGCACAGGACGGCAGCCTGGCCCTGTCCGGCTTCGACTACGAGGTCTCGGCCCGGGTCGAGCTGGAGGCCGACATCGAGGAGGCCGGCACCGTGCTGGTCTCCGGCCGGCTGCTGAACGACATCTCGCGGAACCTTCCCAACAGGCCTGTGGAGATCTCCACCGACGGCCAGCGGGTCAGCGTGGTCTGCGGCAGCTCGCGGTTCACCCTCCCCACCCTCCCGGTGGACGAGTACCCCGCGCTGCCCCAGATGCCGACCGCGACCGGCACCGTCTCGGGCGACGTCTTCGCCTCCGCGGTCAGCCAGGCCGCCGTGGCCGCCGGCCGCGACGACACCCTCCCGGTGCTCACCGGTGTGCGGGTCGAGATCGAGGGCGACCGGATCACCCTGGCCGCCACCGACCGCTACCGCTTCGCCGTCCGCGAGCTGCTGTGGAAGCCCGAGCAGGCCGACATCTCCGCGGTCGCCCTGGTGCCCGCCAAGACGCTCCAGGACATCGCCAAGTCGCTGGGCAGCGGCGACACCGTCTCGATCGCGCTCTCCTCGGGCGGCGCCGGCGAGGGCCTGATCGGCTTCGAGGGTGCCGGCCGGCGGACCACGACCCGCCTGCTGGAGGGCGAGTTCCCGAAGTACCGCAGCCTCTTCCCCACCGAGTTCAACGCGATCGCGGCGATCCAGACGCAGCCGTTCCTGGAGGCGCTCAAGCGCGTCTCGCTGGTCGCCGAGCGCAACACCCCGGTGCGGCTCAACTTCGAGGAGGGCGTGCTCACCCTGGAGGCCGGTTCCGGCGACGACGCCCAGGCCACCGAGCGCATCGACGCCTCGCTGGAGGGCGACGCCATCTCGATCGCCTTCAACCCGGGCTACCTGGAGGAGGGCCTCAAGGCCATCGACTCCGCCTACGCCCAGCTGAGCTTCACCACGCCCACCAAGCCCGCGCTGCTCAGCGGCAAGGCCTCGGTGGACGCGGAGGCCGACGAGGCGTACCAGTACCTGATCATGCCGGTCCGCCTCTCCGGCTGA
- the gnd gene encoding phosphogluconate dehydrogenase (NAD(+)-dependent, decarboxylating): MELGLIGLGKMGGNMRERIRRAGHTVIGYDRNPDISDVESLQELVSRLQGPRVVWVMVPAGAATQATVDELAELLSPGDVVVDGGNSRWTDDIKHAEALAAKGIGFVDCGVSGGVWGLENGYALMYGGEAEYVAKVQPVFDALKPEGDFGSVHAGAVGAGHFAKMVHNGIEYAMMQAFAEGWELLEAAPEVTDVREVFRSWQEGTVIRSWLLDLAVRALDDDEHLAKLKGWAADSGEGRWTVEAAIDHAVPLPAITASLFARFASRQDDSPQMKMIAALRNQFGGHAVESK; encoded by the coding sequence ATGGAGCTCGGCCTCATCGGTCTCGGCAAGATGGGCGGCAACATGCGCGAGCGGATCCGCCGCGCCGGCCACACCGTCATCGGCTACGACCGCAACCCCGACATCTCCGACGTCGAGAGCCTCCAGGAGCTGGTCTCCAGGCTCCAGGGCCCGCGCGTCGTCTGGGTCATGGTCCCGGCGGGTGCCGCGACCCAGGCCACCGTGGACGAGCTGGCCGAGCTGCTCTCCCCCGGCGACGTGGTGGTCGACGGCGGCAACTCGCGCTGGACCGACGACATCAAGCACGCCGAGGCGCTGGCGGCCAAGGGCATCGGGTTCGTCGACTGCGGCGTCTCCGGCGGTGTCTGGGGCCTGGAGAACGGCTACGCGCTGATGTACGGCGGCGAGGCCGAGTACGTCGCCAAGGTCCAGCCGGTCTTCGACGCGCTCAAGCCCGAGGGCGACTTCGGCTCCGTGCACGCGGGCGCGGTCGGCGCCGGGCACTTCGCCAAGATGGTCCACAACGGCATCGAGTACGCCATGATGCAGGCCTTCGCCGAGGGCTGGGAGCTGCTGGAGGCGGCCCCCGAGGTCACCGACGTCCGCGAGGTCTTCCGCAGCTGGCAGGAGGGCACCGTGATCCGCTCCTGGCTGCTGGACCTGGCCGTCCGCGCGCTCGACGACGACGAGCACCTGGCCAAGCTCAAGGGCTGGGCCGCCGACTCGGGCGAGGGCCGCTGGACCGTCGAGGCCGCGATCGACCACGCCGTGCCGCTGCCGGCCATCACCGCCTCGCTGTTCGCGCGCTTCGCCTCCCGTCAGGACGACTCGCCGCAGATGAAGATGATCGCCGCGCTGCGCAACCAGTTCGGCGGCCACGCGGTGGAGTCCAAGTAG